In Paramormyrops kingsleyae isolate MSU_618 chromosome 5, PKINGS_0.4, whole genome shotgun sequence, one DNA window encodes the following:
- the LOC111835820 gene encoding uncharacterized protein isoform X3, translating into MKFKVLICFCLLTVIKHVSLTDIWAHPNSSVLLPCNVEADEIELNKNIFLLGVSWLHNGSVIASSGADGNRTEEGFSLEAGTLETGAFSLTLHSISASKQGEYVCSISYNHTLLYSGSVTLCILGLPSLSIPSTVAVIDRPSRIECRAEHFTPPLIDFTWVRAGVVVKPPESITAVNRTSSGFFWAVSSLTLTPTEQDKDVNFSCVVKHTASEEPIVLNFHLNLIYLPTVTLSALPLTSQFSPVTLSCDIEGFYPEEISVSWFQNGSLVPDMPLAWPGPGGSFRTRRFYTLRAEDMRRGTEVQCAVRHPAVAESVSATMTLSATGPNGIGISGFPIFQYRIPLLYFTYRLFLCRRDTIISLPTAKEPVMTKSAKASVAVIIISLAMIFLLCFGFSWKKRDEKEKSLVVSGIILPPRVIVGQKGRVTISVEGRRVDRVQVTWFLNDIPISDTSKRAPTASPSFSYLLCLPENEKNLLLPPNGKFGYYKLHTQYPIPSGNSRTMQLFSSVTFIPDIAVHKGGIFKCQISYKGKDQVVAEKVSDKLMLLAAPEVSEIKFSEPADDRGVVTLTVEASRFHPALITFRWFCQGGELSPIAPPPSLATPRPSIQGFFSAVSQCKLPLEELEKGQTKVWVTVHHMAMKGPIIRQTPGFIKMPIVSEISSCPAYTSSPEESVTLLCEITGFFPPEISVTWWEDGEQEIMEGKDSWGPLLTDGSTYRVTATLRIGQRETKVERSERDIVCRVMHCSLQEPIEKHWRQRHIALPIIPSSLSVQWKTGGVGEFSLLLSGGHPYATLLWAAGGATLSPLISTESEEDGNDGSRQLKSMCTLERRTGTGRRPAAGAHCMGSPQTTKDATLDYSPIDMKRMDDVEHVWIKKTRNRPGTPIVKRATQREDGADEQQEERKRESDLSQVNIVHMGKGEERLRVTVEITHPRLPLPVHLTWMEPQE; encoded by the exons ATGAAGTTTAAAGTCCTCATCTGTTTCTGCCTTTTGACTGTAATAAAACATG TTTCTCTTACAGATATCTGGGCTCATCCTAATTCATCAGTACTTCTGCCCTGTAATGTTGAAGCAGATGAGATAGAGCTGAACAAAAACATCTTTCTGCTGGGGGTTAGCTGGCTCCACAATGGATCAGTAATAGCATCTTCTGGAGCAGATGGCAATCGCACTGAAGAGGGGTTCAGCTTGGAGGCTGGAACCCTTGAAACTGGGGCTTTCTCATTGACTCTGCACAGCATCTCAGCCAGCAAGCAGGGGGAATATGTGTGTAGCATCAGCTACAACCACACTCTGCTGTATTCGGGCAGTGTAACACTATGCATTTTAG GCCTGCCCTCTCTCTCCATTCCCTCTACGGTGGCTGTTATCGACAGGCCCAGCAGGATAGAGTGCCGGGCAGAGCATTTCACCCCCCCGCTGATTGATTTCACCTGGGTTCGAGCAGGTGTTGTGGTGAAACCCCCAGAGAGCATAACAGCAGTCAACAGAACCAGCAGTGGGTTCTTCTGGGCAGTGAGCAGCCTGACACTAACACCCACTGAGCAGGACAAGGATGTGAACTTCAGCTGTGTGGTGAAACACACCGCGTCAGAGGAACCCATTGTCTTGAACTTCCATCTCAATTTAATAT ATCTTCCTACTGTCACCCTCTCCGCCCTTCCCCTTACCTCACAATTTTCCCCTGTCACTCTCTCCTGCGATATCGAGGGATTTTACCCTGAGGAAATCTCTGTCTCCTGGTTCCAAAATGGCTCACTGGTGCCTGACATGCCGTTAGCCTGGCCTGGCCCTGGAGGTTCCTTCCGCACTCGCCGCTTCTATACTCTGAGAGCTGAAGACATGAGGAGAGGCACTGAGGTCCAGTGTGCGGTGCGGCACCCCGCTGTCGCTGAATCAGTCTCTGCCACCATGACTCTCTCTGCCACTGGTCCAAATGGTATTGGTATATCTGGGTTTCCCATATTTCAGTATCGTATTCCTctgttatactttacatacaGGCTGTTTCTCTGCAGAAGAGACACCATTATCTCTCTCCCGACAGCAAAAGAACCAGTAATGACTAAGTCTGCCAAGGCATCGGTGGCCGTTATTATCATTTCTCTGGCTATGATTTTCTTGCTCTGCTTTGGATTCTCATGGAAGAAAAGGGATG AGAAAGAGAAATCCCTGGTTGTATCAGGCATAATCCTGCCCCCCCGAGTTATAGTGGGACAAAAGGGCAGAGTAACCATCAGCGTGGAAGGCAGGAGGGTGGACAGGGTGCAGGTTACTTGGTTCCTAAATGACATACCTATCTCAGATACTTCTAAAAGAGCACCAACAG CAAGTCCTTCTTTTTCTTACCTTCTCTGTTTGccagaaaatgagaaaaatctaTTGCTGCCCCCAAATGGAAAATTTGGATATTACAAGCTACACACGCAGTACCCCATTCCATCAGGAAACAGCCGCACAATGCAGCTCTTCTCATCTGTCACATTCATCCCCGATATTGCTGTTCACAAAGGGGGCATCTTTAAGTGCCAAATCTCCTATAAGGGGAAAGACCAAGTGGTAGCAGAGAAAGTGTCAGACAAGTTAATGCTGTTAG CTGCCCCAGAAGTGTCAGAGATTAAATTTTCAGAACCAGCGGACGACAGAG GTGTTGTCACTCTTACAGTAGAAGCCTCTCGCTTTCATCCCGCCCTCATCACCTTCCGATGGTTTTGTCAGGGGGGAGAGCTCAGCCCCATAGCGCCACCACCGTCGCTCGCCACTCCCCGTCCAAGTATCCAGGGATTCTTCTCTGCTGTCAGCCAGTGCAAACTACCTCTGGAAGAGCTGGAGAAAGGCCAGACCAAGGTGTGGGTCACAGTGCACCACATGGCCATGAAGGGGCCAATCATACGACAGACTCCAG GTTTCATAAAAATGCCTATTGTGTCTGAGATCTCCTCTTGCCCTGCATACACATCTTCTCCTGAGGAATCTGTCACTCTCCTGTGTGAAATCACGGGCTTTTTCCCACCCGAAATCTCCGTCACCTGGTGGGAAGACGGTGAGCAAGAGATAATGGAGGGCAAAGATTCCTGGGGGCCCTTACTGACCGATGGCAGCACTTACCGTGTGACTGCCACTCTGAGGATCGGACAGCGTGAAACAAAGGTGGAGAGGAGTGAGAGAGATATTGTTTGCAGAGTGATGCACTGCTCTTTACAGGAGCccattgagaaacactggaggCAGAGGCACATAG CCCTTCCCATTATTCCATCGTCTCTCTCTGTTCAGTGGAAAACGGGGGGTGTTGGGGAGTTTTCCCTGCTGTTGTCAGGGGGGCACCCGTACGCCACCCTTTTGTGGGCAGCTGGAGGCGCCACTCTGTCTCCCCTCATCTCAACAGAAAGCGAGGAGGACGGGAATGATGGAAGCAGGCAGCTAAAGAGTATGTGTACCCTGGAGAGGAGGACAGGGACAGGAAGGCGCCCTGCGGCAGGTGCTCACTGCATGGGGTCTCCACAGA CTACAAAGGATGCCACTTTGGATTACAGTCCAATAGATATGAAGCGTATGGATGATGTAGAGCACGTATGGATTAAAAAGACCAGAAACAGACCTGGGACACCAATAGTGAAGCGCGCAACACAGAGAGAAGACGGGGCAGATGAGCAACAGgaagaaaggaaaagagagagtGACCTTTCCCAAGTAAATATTGTCCATATGGGAAAGGGTGAGGAAAGACTCAGGGTAACCGTGGAGATCACTCACCCCAGACTTCCTCTGCCTGTGCACCTGACATGGATGG aacCACAGGAGTAA
- the LOC111835820 gene encoding uncharacterized protein isoform X4 has protein sequence MKFKVLICFCLLTVIKHVSLTDIWAHPNSSVLLPCNVEADEIELNKNIFLLGVSWLHNGSVIASSGADGNRTEEGFSLEAGTLETGAFSLTLHSISASKQGEYVCSISYNHTLLYSGSVTLCILGLPSLSIPSTVAVIDRPSRIECRAEHFTPPLIDFTWVRAGVVVKPPESITAVNRTSSGFFWAVSSLTLTPTEQDKDVNFSCVVKHTASEEPIVLNFHLNLIYLPTVTLSALPLTSQFSPVTLSCDIEGFYPEEISVSWFQNGSLVPDMPLAWPGPGGSFRTRRFYTLRAEDMRRGTEVQCAVRHPAVAESVSATMTLSATGPNAKEPVMTKSAKASVAVIIISLAMIFLLCFGFSWKKRDEKEKSLVVSGIILPPRVIVGQKGRVTISVEGRRVDRVQVTWFLNDIPISDTSKRAPTASPSFSYLLCLPENEKNLLLPPNGKFGYYKLHTQYPIPSGNSRTMQLFSSVTFIPDIAVHKGGIFKCQISYKGKDQVVAEKVSDKLMLLAAPEVSEIKFSEPADDRGVVTLTVEASRFHPALITFRWFCQGGELSPIAPPPSLATPRPSIQGFFSAVSQCKLPLEELEKGQTKVWVTVHHMAMKGPIIRQTPGFIKMPIVSEISSCPAYTSSPEESVTLLCEITGFFPPEISVTWWEDGEQEIMEGKDSWGPLLTDGSTYRVTATLRIGQRETKVERSERDIVCRVMHCSLQEPIEKHWRQRHIALPIIPSSLSVQWKTGGVGEFSLLLSGGHPYATLLWAAGGATLSPLISTESEEDGNDGSRQLKSMCTLERRTGTGRRPAAGAHCMGSPQTTKDATLDYSPIDMKRMDDVEHVWIKKTRNRPGTPIVKRATQREDGADEQQEERKRESDLSQVNIVHMGKGEERLRVTVEITHPRLPLPVHLTWMGNYQCYDDAVKGRISKCATLLVVVVLNPCFGGCSCVY, from the exons ATGAAGTTTAAAGTCCTCATCTGTTTCTGCCTTTTGACTGTAATAAAACATG TTTCTCTTACAGATATCTGGGCTCATCCTAATTCATCAGTACTTCTGCCCTGTAATGTTGAAGCAGATGAGATAGAGCTGAACAAAAACATCTTTCTGCTGGGGGTTAGCTGGCTCCACAATGGATCAGTAATAGCATCTTCTGGAGCAGATGGCAATCGCACTGAAGAGGGGTTCAGCTTGGAGGCTGGAACCCTTGAAACTGGGGCTTTCTCATTGACTCTGCACAGCATCTCAGCCAGCAAGCAGGGGGAATATGTGTGTAGCATCAGCTACAACCACACTCTGCTGTATTCGGGCAGTGTAACACTATGCATTTTAG GCCTGCCCTCTCTCTCCATTCCCTCTACGGTGGCTGTTATCGACAGGCCCAGCAGGATAGAGTGCCGGGCAGAGCATTTCACCCCCCCGCTGATTGATTTCACCTGGGTTCGAGCAGGTGTTGTGGTGAAACCCCCAGAGAGCATAACAGCAGTCAACAGAACCAGCAGTGGGTTCTTCTGGGCAGTGAGCAGCCTGACACTAACACCCACTGAGCAGGACAAGGATGTGAACTTCAGCTGTGTGGTGAAACACACCGCGTCAGAGGAACCCATTGTCTTGAACTTCCATCTCAATTTAATAT ATCTTCCTACTGTCACCCTCTCCGCCCTTCCCCTTACCTCACAATTTTCCCCTGTCACTCTCTCCTGCGATATCGAGGGATTTTACCCTGAGGAAATCTCTGTCTCCTGGTTCCAAAATGGCTCACTGGTGCCTGACATGCCGTTAGCCTGGCCTGGCCCTGGAGGTTCCTTCCGCACTCGCCGCTTCTATACTCTGAGAGCTGAAGACATGAGGAGAGGCACTGAGGTCCAGTGTGCGGTGCGGCACCCCGCTGTCGCTGAATCAGTCTCTGCCACCATGACTCTCTCTGCCACTGGTCCAAATG CAAAAGAACCAGTAATGACTAAGTCTGCCAAGGCATCGGTGGCCGTTATTATCATTTCTCTGGCTATGATTTTCTTGCTCTGCTTTGGATTCTCATGGAAGAAAAGGGATG AGAAAGAGAAATCCCTGGTTGTATCAGGCATAATCCTGCCCCCCCGAGTTATAGTGGGACAAAAGGGCAGAGTAACCATCAGCGTGGAAGGCAGGAGGGTGGACAGGGTGCAGGTTACTTGGTTCCTAAATGACATACCTATCTCAGATACTTCTAAAAGAGCACCAACAG CAAGTCCTTCTTTTTCTTACCTTCTCTGTTTGccagaaaatgagaaaaatctaTTGCTGCCCCCAAATGGAAAATTTGGATATTACAAGCTACACACGCAGTACCCCATTCCATCAGGAAACAGCCGCACAATGCAGCTCTTCTCATCTGTCACATTCATCCCCGATATTGCTGTTCACAAAGGGGGCATCTTTAAGTGCCAAATCTCCTATAAGGGGAAAGACCAAGTGGTAGCAGAGAAAGTGTCAGACAAGTTAATGCTGTTAG CTGCCCCAGAAGTGTCAGAGATTAAATTTTCAGAACCAGCGGACGACAGAG GTGTTGTCACTCTTACAGTAGAAGCCTCTCGCTTTCATCCCGCCCTCATCACCTTCCGATGGTTTTGTCAGGGGGGAGAGCTCAGCCCCATAGCGCCACCACCGTCGCTCGCCACTCCCCGTCCAAGTATCCAGGGATTCTTCTCTGCTGTCAGCCAGTGCAAACTACCTCTGGAAGAGCTGGAGAAAGGCCAGACCAAGGTGTGGGTCACAGTGCACCACATGGCCATGAAGGGGCCAATCATACGACAGACTCCAG GTTTCATAAAAATGCCTATTGTGTCTGAGATCTCCTCTTGCCCTGCATACACATCTTCTCCTGAGGAATCTGTCACTCTCCTGTGTGAAATCACGGGCTTTTTCCCACCCGAAATCTCCGTCACCTGGTGGGAAGACGGTGAGCAAGAGATAATGGAGGGCAAAGATTCCTGGGGGCCCTTACTGACCGATGGCAGCACTTACCGTGTGACTGCCACTCTGAGGATCGGACAGCGTGAAACAAAGGTGGAGAGGAGTGAGAGAGATATTGTTTGCAGAGTGATGCACTGCTCTTTACAGGAGCccattgagaaacactggaggCAGAGGCACATAG CCCTTCCCATTATTCCATCGTCTCTCTCTGTTCAGTGGAAAACGGGGGGTGTTGGGGAGTTTTCCCTGCTGTTGTCAGGGGGGCACCCGTACGCCACCCTTTTGTGGGCAGCTGGAGGCGCCACTCTGTCTCCCCTCATCTCAACAGAAAGCGAGGAGGACGGGAATGATGGAAGCAGGCAGCTAAAGAGTATGTGTACCCTGGAGAGGAGGACAGGGACAGGAAGGCGCCCTGCGGCAGGTGCTCACTGCATGGGGTCTCCACAGA CTACAAAGGATGCCACTTTGGATTACAGTCCAATAGATATGAAGCGTATGGATGATGTAGAGCACGTATGGATTAAAAAGACCAGAAACAGACCTGGGACACCAATAGTGAAGCGCGCAACACAGAGAGAAGACGGGGCAGATGAGCAACAGgaagaaaggaaaagagagagtGACCTTTCCCAAGTAAATATTGTCCATATGGGAAAGGGTGAGGAAAGACTCAGGGTAACCGTGGAGATCACTCACCCCAGACTTCCTCTGCCTGTGCACCTGACATGGATGGGTAATTATCAATGCTATGATGATGCTGTGAAAGGAAGAATTTCGAAATGTGCCACTCTCTTAGTGGTAGTAGTGTTGAATCCTTGTTTTGGGGGGTGTTCCTGTGTATACTAG
- the LOC111835820 gene encoding uncharacterized protein isoform X1, protein MKFKVLICFCLLTVIKHVSLTDIWAHPNSSVLLPCNVEADEIELNKNIFLLGVSWLHNGSVIASSGADGNRTEEGFSLEAGTLETGAFSLTLHSISASKQGEYVCSISYNHTLLYSGSVTLCILGLPSLSIPSTVAVIDRPSRIECRAEHFTPPLIDFTWVRAGVVVKPPESITAVNRTSSGFFWAVSSLTLTPTEQDKDVNFSCVVKHTASEEPIVLNFHLNLIYLPTVTLSALPLTSQFSPVTLSCDIEGFYPEEISVSWFQNGSLVPDMPLAWPGPGGSFRTRRFYTLRAEDMRRGTEVQCAVRHPAVAESVSATMTLSATGPNGIGISGFPIFQYRIPLLYFTYRLFLCRRDTIISLPTAKEPVMTKSAKASVAVIIISLAMIFLLCFGFSWKKRDEKEKSLVVSGIILPPRVIVGQKGRVTISVEGRRVDRVQVTWFLNDIPISDTSKRAPTASPSFSYLLCLPENEKNLLLPPNGKFGYYKLHTQYPIPSGNSRTMQLFSSVTFIPDIAVHKGGIFKCQISYKGKDQVVAEKVSDKLMLLAAPEVSEIKFSEPADDRGVVTLTVEASRFHPALITFRWFCQGGELSPIAPPPSLATPRPSIQGFFSAVSQCKLPLEELEKGQTKVWVTVHHMAMKGPIIRQTPGFIKMPIVSEISSCPAYTSSPEESVTLLCEITGFFPPEISVTWWEDGEQEIMEGKDSWGPLLTDGSTYRVTATLRIGQRETKVERSERDIVCRVMHCSLQEPIEKHWRQRHIALPIIPSSLSVQWKTGGVGEFSLLLSGGHPYATLLWAAGGATLSPLISTESEEDGNDGSRQLKSMCTLERRTGTGRRPAAGAHCMGSPQTTKDATLDYSPIDMKRMDDVEHVWIKKTRNRPGTPIVKRATQREDGADEQQEERKRESDLSQVNIVHMGKGEERLRVTVEITHPRLPLPVHLTWMGNYQCYDDAVKGRISKCATLLVVVVLNPCFGGCSCVY, encoded by the exons ATGAAGTTTAAAGTCCTCATCTGTTTCTGCCTTTTGACTGTAATAAAACATG TTTCTCTTACAGATATCTGGGCTCATCCTAATTCATCAGTACTTCTGCCCTGTAATGTTGAAGCAGATGAGATAGAGCTGAACAAAAACATCTTTCTGCTGGGGGTTAGCTGGCTCCACAATGGATCAGTAATAGCATCTTCTGGAGCAGATGGCAATCGCACTGAAGAGGGGTTCAGCTTGGAGGCTGGAACCCTTGAAACTGGGGCTTTCTCATTGACTCTGCACAGCATCTCAGCCAGCAAGCAGGGGGAATATGTGTGTAGCATCAGCTACAACCACACTCTGCTGTATTCGGGCAGTGTAACACTATGCATTTTAG GCCTGCCCTCTCTCTCCATTCCCTCTACGGTGGCTGTTATCGACAGGCCCAGCAGGATAGAGTGCCGGGCAGAGCATTTCACCCCCCCGCTGATTGATTTCACCTGGGTTCGAGCAGGTGTTGTGGTGAAACCCCCAGAGAGCATAACAGCAGTCAACAGAACCAGCAGTGGGTTCTTCTGGGCAGTGAGCAGCCTGACACTAACACCCACTGAGCAGGACAAGGATGTGAACTTCAGCTGTGTGGTGAAACACACCGCGTCAGAGGAACCCATTGTCTTGAACTTCCATCTCAATTTAATAT ATCTTCCTACTGTCACCCTCTCCGCCCTTCCCCTTACCTCACAATTTTCCCCTGTCACTCTCTCCTGCGATATCGAGGGATTTTACCCTGAGGAAATCTCTGTCTCCTGGTTCCAAAATGGCTCACTGGTGCCTGACATGCCGTTAGCCTGGCCTGGCCCTGGAGGTTCCTTCCGCACTCGCCGCTTCTATACTCTGAGAGCTGAAGACATGAGGAGAGGCACTGAGGTCCAGTGTGCGGTGCGGCACCCCGCTGTCGCTGAATCAGTCTCTGCCACCATGACTCTCTCTGCCACTGGTCCAAATGGTATTGGTATATCTGGGTTTCCCATATTTCAGTATCGTATTCCTctgttatactttacatacaGGCTGTTTCTCTGCAGAAGAGACACCATTATCTCTCTCCCGACAGCAAAAGAACCAGTAATGACTAAGTCTGCCAAGGCATCGGTGGCCGTTATTATCATTTCTCTGGCTATGATTTTCTTGCTCTGCTTTGGATTCTCATGGAAGAAAAGGGATG AGAAAGAGAAATCCCTGGTTGTATCAGGCATAATCCTGCCCCCCCGAGTTATAGTGGGACAAAAGGGCAGAGTAACCATCAGCGTGGAAGGCAGGAGGGTGGACAGGGTGCAGGTTACTTGGTTCCTAAATGACATACCTATCTCAGATACTTCTAAAAGAGCACCAACAG CAAGTCCTTCTTTTTCTTACCTTCTCTGTTTGccagaaaatgagaaaaatctaTTGCTGCCCCCAAATGGAAAATTTGGATATTACAAGCTACACACGCAGTACCCCATTCCATCAGGAAACAGCCGCACAATGCAGCTCTTCTCATCTGTCACATTCATCCCCGATATTGCTGTTCACAAAGGGGGCATCTTTAAGTGCCAAATCTCCTATAAGGGGAAAGACCAAGTGGTAGCAGAGAAAGTGTCAGACAAGTTAATGCTGTTAG CTGCCCCAGAAGTGTCAGAGATTAAATTTTCAGAACCAGCGGACGACAGAG GTGTTGTCACTCTTACAGTAGAAGCCTCTCGCTTTCATCCCGCCCTCATCACCTTCCGATGGTTTTGTCAGGGGGGAGAGCTCAGCCCCATAGCGCCACCACCGTCGCTCGCCACTCCCCGTCCAAGTATCCAGGGATTCTTCTCTGCTGTCAGCCAGTGCAAACTACCTCTGGAAGAGCTGGAGAAAGGCCAGACCAAGGTGTGGGTCACAGTGCACCACATGGCCATGAAGGGGCCAATCATACGACAGACTCCAG GTTTCATAAAAATGCCTATTGTGTCTGAGATCTCCTCTTGCCCTGCATACACATCTTCTCCTGAGGAATCTGTCACTCTCCTGTGTGAAATCACGGGCTTTTTCCCACCCGAAATCTCCGTCACCTGGTGGGAAGACGGTGAGCAAGAGATAATGGAGGGCAAAGATTCCTGGGGGCCCTTACTGACCGATGGCAGCACTTACCGTGTGACTGCCACTCTGAGGATCGGACAGCGTGAAACAAAGGTGGAGAGGAGTGAGAGAGATATTGTTTGCAGAGTGATGCACTGCTCTTTACAGGAGCccattgagaaacactggaggCAGAGGCACATAG CCCTTCCCATTATTCCATCGTCTCTCTCTGTTCAGTGGAAAACGGGGGGTGTTGGGGAGTTTTCCCTGCTGTTGTCAGGGGGGCACCCGTACGCCACCCTTTTGTGGGCAGCTGGAGGCGCCACTCTGTCTCCCCTCATCTCAACAGAAAGCGAGGAGGACGGGAATGATGGAAGCAGGCAGCTAAAGAGTATGTGTACCCTGGAGAGGAGGACAGGGACAGGAAGGCGCCCTGCGGCAGGTGCTCACTGCATGGGGTCTCCACAGA CTACAAAGGATGCCACTTTGGATTACAGTCCAATAGATATGAAGCGTATGGATGATGTAGAGCACGTATGGATTAAAAAGACCAGAAACAGACCTGGGACACCAATAGTGAAGCGCGCAACACAGAGAGAAGACGGGGCAGATGAGCAACAGgaagaaaggaaaagagagagtGACCTTTCCCAAGTAAATATTGTCCATATGGGAAAGGGTGAGGAAAGACTCAGGGTAACCGTGGAGATCACTCACCCCAGACTTCCTCTGCCTGTGCACCTGACATGGATGGGTAATTATCAATGCTATGATGATGCTGTGAAAGGAAGAATTTCGAAATGTGCCACTCTCTTAGTGGTAGTAGTGTTGAATCCTTGTTTTGGGGGGTGTTCCTGTGTATACTAG